A genomic stretch from Bos taurus isolate L1 Dominette 01449 registration number 42190680 breed Hereford unplaced genomic scaffold, ARS-UCD2.0 Leftover_ScbfJmS_2110, whole genome shotgun sequence includes:
- the LOC112445610 gene encoding melanoma-associated antigen B2-like, producing the protein MPRGQKSKVRAREKRHQAWSETQVLHDQATTSRGEETTSSSLPYSETAPSSSSAAGTPKGRQGAQGTTSAAAGAIPKRSGGGGTARSRSGVGARGQVQERENSSQASAAAASSHRDLLTKKAQMLVQHMLYKYKMRELIKRSEMLKAIGRRYMKQFPEILSRASEHMEIVFGLVLKEVRPNSHCYTLVSNLDFSDSESMRGDLGLPKNGLLMPLLSFIYLNGPRISEEHIWKFLNILGIYDGRRHFIFGDTRKLITEDLVQEEYLEYRQVPGSNPPRYEFLWGPKALTETNKNKVMEFLAKVNDTVPDACLAQYEESFRQEVESTGARAAARVGTSALGMAGTSALGMAGTSALGMAGTSASGMAGTSALGMAGTFASGMAGMSAWVTACMSASVWDGPSAAAQAEYLASARPGISAAASAGPSASASAHARAASSHSSRP; encoded by the coding sequence ATGCCCCGTGGGCAGAAGAGTAAGGTCCGTGCTCGTGAGAAACGTCACCAGGCCTGGTCTGAGACCCAGGTTCTTCATGATCAGGCCACCACATCTCGGGGAGAAGagaccacctcctcctcccttccttatTCAGAGACCGCTCCCTCAAGCTCGTCTGCTGCTGGCACCCCCAAGGGGCGTCAGGGAGCCCAAGGCACCACCAGTGCTGCTGCAGGTGCTATACCCAAAAGATCTGGTGGTGGTGGCACAGCACGCTCGAGATCTGGTGTAGGTGCCAGGGGCCAAGTTCAGGAACGTGAAAATTCCTCCCAGGCCTCAGCTGCTGCTGCGAGCTCTCACAGAGATCTTCTGACCAAGAAGGCACAGATGTTGGTGCAGCACATGCTGTATAAGTATAAGATGAGGGAGCTCATTAAGAGGTCTGAAATGCTGAAGGCAATCGGTAGAAGGTACATGAAGCAATTCCCAGAGATCCTCAGCAGGGCCTCTGAGCACATGGAGATTGTGTTTGGCCTGGTGCTGAAGGAAGTCAGACCCAACAGTCACTGCTATACCCTGGTGAGCAACCTAGATTTCAGCGACAGTGAGTCTATGAGAGGTGACTTGGGGCTGCCTAAGAATGGTCTTCTAATGCCTCTGCTGAGTTTCATCTACCTGAATGGCCCCCGTATCTCTGAGgagcacatctggaagttcctgaatATTCTGGGCATCTATGATGGAAGAAGGCACTTCATCTTTGGAGACACCAGGAAGCTCATCACAGAAGATCTGGTGCAGGAAGAGTACCTGGAGTACCGCCAGGTGCCTGGCAGCAATCCCCCTCGCTATGAGTTCCTCTGGGGTCCTAAAGCGCTTACAGAAACCAACAAGAATAAAGTCATGGAGTTTTTGGCCAAGGTCAATGATACAGTCCCTGATGCCTGCCTGGCGCAGTATGAGGAGTCTTTCAGACAGGAAGTAGAGAGCACTGGGGCCAGAGctgcagccagggttggcacttctGCCTTGGGCATGGCTGGCACTTCTGCCCTGGGCATGGCTGGCACTTCTGCTTTGGGCATGGCTGGCACTTCTGCCTCGGGCATGGCTGGCACTTCTGCCTTGGGCATGGCTGGCACTTTTGCTTCGGGCATGGCTGGCATGTCTGCCTGGGTTACTGCATGCATGTCTGCCTCGGTCTGGgatggcccttctgctgcagcccAGGCTGAGTATCTTGCCTCAGCCAGgcctggcatttctgctgcagccagtgctggcccttctgcttcaGCCAGTGCGCACGCTAGGGCCGCATCCAGCCACTCATCTCGCCCCTAG